In a genomic window of Alkalinema sp. FACHB-956:
- a CDS encoding LLM class flavin-dependent oxidoreductase, which produces MQFSLFYFSGDGSSTSQDKYRLLIEGAKFADRNGFAGIWIPERHFDAFGGLYPNPSVAGAAIAMVTNQLEIRSGSVVIPLQQPLRVAEEWAMVDNLSQGRVSLSFAPGWHPNDFVLYPEKYADRKAIMWRDIQVVQQLWQGAAIEFTGGHGQPVAVQTFPRPLQAQVPIWITAMADDTFIDAGKIGANILTSPLYQNLDEILRKVTLYRQSLVDHGHDPNRGKVAMMIHTFIGNDRQTVRDRVKQPFKNYLKTHFDLVLKSAGELRFSIDPKTLTPQDLDDLLEFSFDSYFNGKVLMGTPDYCQQMVDNLQQAGVDEVAALIDFGIEFDWVMESLEQLKALKQHYDEVPALC; this is translated from the coding sequence ATGCAATTCAGTCTATTCTATTTTTCAGGGGATGGGTCTAGCACGAGTCAGGACAAATATCGACTGCTGATCGAAGGGGCGAAATTTGCCGATCGCAACGGGTTTGCAGGCATTTGGATTCCTGAACGCCATTTTGATGCCTTTGGTGGGCTGTATCCCAATCCTTCCGTGGCCGGAGCCGCGATCGCCATGGTCACGAACCAGTTGGAAATTCGATCGGGCAGTGTGGTGATTCCGTTGCAACAGCCCCTGCGGGTAGCGGAGGAATGGGCGATGGTAGATAACCTTTCCCAGGGGCGGGTGAGTCTTTCCTTTGCGCCAGGTTGGCATCCGAATGATTTTGTCTTGTATCCAGAAAAGTATGCTGACAGAAAAGCCATCATGTGGCGGGATATTCAGGTCGTGCAACAACTGTGGCAAGGAGCCGCGATCGAATTTACGGGGGGACATGGCCAACCTGTTGCAGTTCAGACGTTTCCGCGACCGTTGCAGGCGCAAGTGCCCATCTGGATTACTGCGATGGCAGATGATACCTTTATTGATGCGGGTAAAATTGGGGCAAACATTCTCACATCACCGCTGTATCAGAACCTAGATGAGATTCTCCGCAAAGTCACATTGTATCGCCAGTCGTTAGTAGATCATGGTCACGATCCCAATCGTGGAAAAGTCGCCATGATGATTCATACCTTTATCGGCAATGATCGCCAAACGGTTCGCGATCGAGTTAAGCAACCATTTAAAAACTATCTCAAAACCCATTTTGATTTAGTCCTGAAATCTGCGGGAGAATTGCGATTTTCGATCGATCCCAAAACGTTGACACCCCAAGATTTAGATGATCTCTTAGAGTTTAGTTTTGACAGCTATTTCAACGGCAAAGTGTTGATGGGAACGCCAGACTATTGCCAGCAAATGGTGGATAACTTGCAACAAGCGGGGGTAGATGAAGTCGCGGCCCTGATTGACTTTGGCATTGAGTTTGATTGGGTCATGGAAAGTTTAGAGCAATTAAAGGCGCTGAAACAGCACTATGACGAAGTGCCTGCGCTGTGTTAG
- a CDS encoding type I polyketide synthase: MNSQQTGLEIAVIGLSGQFPGADTIEQFWQNLATGQEQVTAFSSHNPKNSIVRAGGILTGVDQFDAGFFGFTPREAEVMDPQHRLFLEQAWMALENAGYSSEQEERSIGVFAGVGMGTYLLYNLSPTPGLLESRGFLQTLVGVDKDYLPTRVSYKLNLKGPSLSVGTACSSSLVAVHLACQSLLSGECDLALAAGVAVKVPQSEVTLSPDEIASPDGHCRAFDCNANGTVGGNGIGVIVLKRLEDAIADRDHVYAVVKGSAINNDGAMKVGYTAPSQEGQAKVIRSAHLMAEVEPETITYLEAHGTGTALGDPIEVAAMTQAFRLGTDRQQFCAIGSVKTNVGHLDAAAGITGFIKTVLALHHRQIPPSLNFAAPNPQIDFANSPFYVNNQLQDWPTNGSPRRAGVSSFGFGGTNAHVVLEEAPIASPPTIDEAPSQSERPYQVLTLSTKTPTALNTALQNLKTSLQATPDRPLADIAYTLNLGRWQFNQRWVTVVKTVEEAIAVLDSQLHSQSNNSGSPKSFIHSLEQVENPVIFMFPGQGAQHVNMARELYERESVFQTACDRCFAILQVQSGLDLRSILYPDPETIEQSTDQLTQTEIAQPALFVIEYALAQLWMAWGVEPQAMIGHSIGEYVAACLADVFSLSDALELVSMRGRLMQQQPMGAMLAVSRSAADLQPWLTDTLVLAAVNSPTLSVLSGSIDEIAALENTLTAQAIDCRRLNTSHAFHSPMMAGAIDPFLQQLRRIALQSPTKRFISNLTGTWITAEQAIDPEYWAQHLQQTVQFSPGITELLKNSAAVFLEVGPGTTLATLARQQAPGRSIFSSLPHPKQTTSEIEAILQTVGQLWVQGITIDWASFYAGQPRHRVPLPTYPFERQRYWIDAPSLATAQGSSSESVQALLRKTPELADWFYLPSWQRSTQQSTQSLTQTLNKASDRPCSWVLFMDSQGVATTIASRLRQQGQRVIEVFAGDLFSQSQLDAYTINPQAQNHYDLLLQAILQTTANPISPVISELLFVHCWTVEPSLSLTNTQTLGFQSLLSLAQAIGQSSFAGEVTIGVVSSNMQEVTGTESIEPDKATILGPCRVIPQEYANITCREIDLEFPIAASQMNTLTDSIIVDILQASQSAELRGDAPIVAYRGQYRWVPTYESLRVESAVPNSVLRTQGVYVLTGGLGGIGLTIAECLAKTVQARLVLISRSPFPDRSEWDTWLLNHDEQDRTSRKIRKIQTLELMDAKVLVITADVTDRIQMQTAIEQAQQVFGTIHGVFHTAGVAGDGIIQLKTQAEADRVMAPKVLGTQILQEVLQFIPIDFLVLFSSHSALLGGLGQVDYCAANAFLDAVAHGHNTTGTIPTLSINWDIWQDVGMGADLANLPDRLRQERLDALEIGISPQEGWEVLQRLLQLQQTQGISQVIVSTKDWATVLEQNRNRRINTDNLPKPAESSNLKAITNTSSMTSTSEGYARTLQTTQYITPTTELEQQIAELWQEQLGIAQIGIHDNFFDLGGHSLLAVRVVSRLRERYGVELSLRTLLSDAPTVAGLAAVIGAQLLPEPETESEAEAMARILAEIEQLSQTEVQAQLARE; this comes from the coding sequence ATGAATTCTCAGCAAACAGGTTTAGAAATTGCCGTGATTGGTCTGTCTGGCCAGTTCCCTGGCGCAGACACGATCGAGCAGTTTTGGCAGAATTTAGCCACCGGCCAGGAACAGGTTACAGCCTTCTCCTCCCACAACCCAAAGAATTCAATCGTGCGTGCAGGAGGCATATTAACCGGAGTTGATCAATTTGATGCAGGCTTCTTTGGCTTCACTCCTCGGGAAGCAGAAGTCATGGATCCCCAGCACCGACTCTTCCTAGAACAGGCTTGGATGGCCTTGGAAAATGCCGGATATAGTTCCGAACAGGAGGAACGCTCGATCGGGGTCTTTGCGGGCGTCGGCATGGGCACCTATCTGCTGTACAACCTCAGTCCCACGCCGGGATTACTGGAGTCCCGTGGATTTCTGCAAACGTTAGTCGGTGTGGATAAAGACTACTTGCCCACGCGGGTTTCCTACAAACTCAACCTTAAAGGCCCCAGCCTGAGTGTTGGCACAGCCTGTTCGAGCTCCCTTGTCGCGGTGCATTTAGCCTGCCAGAGCCTGCTGAGCGGGGAATGTGATCTGGCCTTGGCCGCAGGGGTAGCGGTAAAAGTCCCCCAGAGTGAAGTGACGCTATCCCCCGATGAAATTGCCTCTCCCGATGGTCACTGTCGCGCCTTCGATTGCAATGCTAACGGCACCGTGGGCGGAAATGGGATCGGAGTTATCGTTTTAAAACGATTGGAAGATGCGATCGCCGATCGAGATCACGTTTATGCTGTTGTCAAAGGATCAGCAATCAACAACGATGGTGCGATGAAAGTAGGATACACAGCACCGAGCCAGGAAGGCCAAGCCAAGGTGATTCGATCGGCCCATCTGATGGCAGAGGTAGAACCTGAGACGATTACCTATTTAGAAGCCCACGGCACGGGAACGGCTTTAGGCGATCCGATCGAAGTCGCTGCCATGACCCAAGCGTTTCGATTAGGCACCGATCGTCAGCAATTTTGCGCCATCGGTTCCGTCAAAACCAATGTTGGTCATTTGGATGCTGCAGCAGGAATTACGGGGTTTATTAAAACGGTTTTGGCCCTGCACCATCGTCAGATTCCACCCAGTCTCAATTTTGCTGCACCAAACCCTCAAATCGACTTTGCCAACAGTCCATTTTATGTGAACAATCAGCTTCAGGATTGGCCAACGAACGGCTCACCCCGGCGGGCGGGGGTGAGTTCCTTTGGGTTTGGCGGCACGAATGCCCATGTAGTGCTGGAGGAAGCCCCGATCGCCTCACCCCCCACGATCGACGAAGCCCCGTCCCAATCAGAGCGCCCTTACCAAGTCCTGACCCTCTCTACCAAAACGCCCACCGCTTTAAACACAGCCCTACAAAATTTAAAAACATCCCTTCAAGCAACCCCCGATCGCCCTTTAGCTGATATTGCCTATACTTTAAATTTAGGGCGTTGGCAATTCAACCAGCGTTGGGTCACTGTTGTTAAAACCGTTGAAGAAGCGATTGCAGTACTAGATTCCCAGTTGCATTCTCAGAGCAATAACAGTGGTTCTCCAAAATCCTTCATCCATTCATTAGAACAGGTTGAGAATCCCGTTATTTTCATGTTTCCAGGGCAAGGGGCACAGCATGTCAATATGGCGCGGGAACTGTATGAACGGGAATCCGTGTTTCAAACAGCCTGCGATCGCTGTTTTGCGATTCTTCAAGTACAATCTGGCTTAGATCTACGATCGATTCTTTACCCTGACCCTGAGACGATCGAGCAATCTACCGATCAATTAACTCAGACAGAAATTGCCCAACCTGCTTTATTCGTCATTGAGTATGCATTGGCTCAGTTGTGGATGGCATGGGGTGTAGAGCCACAGGCTATGATTGGCCATAGCATTGGTGAATACGTTGCAGCCTGTTTAGCAGACGTATTTTCTCTATCGGATGCCCTTGAATTAGTCTCGATGCGAGGGCGTCTGATGCAACAGCAGCCTATGGGAGCCATGCTGGCGGTCTCTCGATCGGCAGCAGACCTGCAACCTTGGTTAACCGATACCCTCGTGCTTGCAGCCGTCAATAGTCCAACTCTCAGCGTTCTCTCGGGTTCGATCGACGAAATTGCGGCCCTAGAGAACACATTGACCGCCCAAGCCATTGATTGTCGGCGGCTCAACACATCCCACGCCTTCCATTCTCCCATGATGGCAGGGGCGATCGACCCCTTCCTCCAACAGCTACGTCGCATCGCACTCCAGTCACCCACCAAGCGTTTTATTTCCAATCTCACCGGCACTTGGATTACGGCAGAACAGGCGATCGATCCGGAATATTGGGCACAGCATTTACAGCAGACGGTGCAGTTTTCCCCAGGCATCACCGAGTTACTCAAAAATTCAGCGGCGGTCTTTTTGGAAGTTGGCCCTGGGACGACCCTCGCAACTTTGGCACGGCAGCAGGCTCCTGGTCGATCGATTTTCTCTTCCCTGCCCCATCCCAAACAGACTACTTCCGAGATCGAGGCTATTTTGCAAACAGTGGGTCAGCTTTGGGTGCAGGGCATCACGATCGATTGGGCCAGTTTCTATGCAGGGCAACCCCGCCACCGAGTTCCCTTACCGACCTATCCCTTTGAACGGCAACGCTACTGGATTGACGCTCCTTCTCTTGCGACCGCCCAAGGATCTTCATCTGAGTCGGTTCAAGCGCTTTTACGGAAAACACCAGAGCTTGCTGATTGGTTCTATTTACCGTCTTGGCAGCGATCGACTCAGCAATCAACACAATCACTAACACAGACGTTAAATAAAGCATCCGATCGACCGTGCAGTTGGGTTTTATTCATGGATTCCCAGGGCGTTGCCACTACAATCGCTAGCAGGCTACGCCAACAGGGACAAAGAGTCATCGAGGTGTTTGCAGGAGACTTATTTAGCCAATCTCAACTAGATGCCTACACGATCAATCCCCAAGCGCAGAATCACTATGATTTATTATTGCAAGCCATTCTACAAACCACAGCTAATCCAATCTCACCAGTCATTTCAGAATTATTGTTTGTCCATTGTTGGACAGTAGAACCAAGCCTATCCCTAACCAATACTCAAACTTTAGGTTTCCAGAGTTTACTATCTTTAGCTCAAGCGATCGGACAGAGCTCCTTTGCCGGGGAGGTGACGATCGGGGTTGTTTCCAGCAATATGCAAGAGGTGACGGGCACGGAATCGATCGAACCAGATAAAGCAACAATTTTGGGGCCTTGCCGTGTGATTCCCCAGGAATATGCCAACATCACCTGTCGCGAGATCGACCTCGAATTTCCCATCGCAGCGAGCCAGATGAACACCCTCACAGATTCCATAATTGTGGACATTCTACAGGCTTCCCAATCTGCTGAGCTACGGGGTGATGCACCGATCGTTGCCTACCGGGGGCAGTATCGCTGGGTGCCCACCTACGAGTCTCTGCGCGTGGAATCGGCTGTTCCCAACAGTGTATTACGCACCCAAGGCGTTTACGTACTGACGGGTGGGTTAGGCGGAATCGGTTTGACGATCGCTGAATGTCTCGCGAAAACGGTGCAAGCACGCTTAGTTCTCATCAGTCGATCGCCTTTTCCTGATCGATCGGAGTGGGATACGTGGTTACTGAATCATGATGAGCAGGATAGAACAAGTCGCAAAATTCGCAAAATTCAAACCCTGGAATTAATGGATGCCAAGGTATTGGTTATTACAGCGGATGTCACAGATCGAATCCAAATGCAAACAGCGATCGAGCAGGCTCAGCAAGTCTTTGGCACGATTCATGGCGTATTCCATACCGCTGGGGTAGCGGGAGATGGGATTATCCAACTGAAGACCCAAGCTGAGGCCGATCGGGTCATGGCTCCCAAGGTGCTGGGTACCCAGATTCTCCAGGAAGTTTTGCAATTCATACCCATCGATTTTTTGGTGTTGTTTTCTTCCCACAGTGCGTTGCTGGGCGGATTAGGACAGGTGGACTACTGCGCTGCTAATGCTTTCCTAGACGCAGTAGCCCACGGGCATAACACTACGGGAACAATACCCACGCTCTCGATTAACTGGGATATTTGGCAGGACGTGGGCATGGGGGCTGATTTAGCGAACTTACCCGATCGCTTGCGGCAGGAACGGTTAGACGCCTTGGAAATAGGCATTTCGCCCCAGGAAGGATGGGAGGTGTTACAGCGTCTATTACAGCTTCAGCAAACGCAGGGTATCTCCCAAGTGATCGTTTCGACCAAAGATTGGGCAACGGTTTTAGAGCAGAATCGTAATCGTCGGATTAATACTGATAATCTGCCGAAACCAGCAGAGTCCAGCAACTTAAAAGCAATCACAAATACTAGTAGCATGACCTCAACTTCAGAAGGTTATGCAAGGACATTACAAACAACACAGTACATTACACCTACAACAGAGCTTGAGCAACAAATTGCAGAACTCTGGCAGGAACAGCTAGGAATCGCGCAAATTGGCATCCATGACAACTTTTTTGATCTCGGTGGCCATTCCTTGCTAGCAGTGCGGGTAGTGTCTCGCCTAAGGGAACGCTACGGAGTTGAACTTTCTTTGCGCACGTTGCTCTCGGATGCACCAACGGTGGCAGGTTTGGCAGCAGTCATTGGAGCACAGTTGCTACCGGAGCCAGAAACAGAGTCAGAAGCCGAGGCAATGGCCCGGATTTTAGCAGAAATTGAACAACTATCCCAGACAGAGGTGCAGGCACAGTTGGCCAGGGAATAG
- a CDS encoding non-ribosomal peptide synthetase — MQDTRLNSLLQQLSHQGIQLSVVGESLQVDAPKGALTEELRRSLIQSKADILALLRQHQSNQQSNDLPTIVPDPESRYEPFPLTDMQHAFWIGRSGILELGNVSNHGYYEIEGTGLDIQCLNHTLQRLIKRHDMLRAIVLPNGQQQILREVPEYSLKAVDLQDEEPTTIAAQLEAIRQEMSHQVLPADQWPLFDFRATCLPGDRVRLHISYDLLVFDAWSLFRLFEEWFQLYQNPAAQLTPLDLSFRDYVLAEQSLPQTQLYQRSQDYWLKRLDALPPAPDLPLAKHPKELQTYHCQRYHGRMEPQDWQQLKQKATQAGLTPSGLLLAAFAEVIALWSHNPQFTLNLALFNRLPLHSQVNHLLGDFTSVTLLAIDQSQALSFRDRAIRIQQQLWQDLEHRYFSGVRVTRELTRRQGAAPNAMPVIFTSTLGFAGLGQETLTFSHFGELVYGISQASQAWMDVQVWEEKETLTFNWDVVEGLFPEGMITDMFSTYCQLLKQLAQLDALWTTSTRQLLPINQLAQRAASNATEAPIFNGLLHEWFIQQTRQQPDRIAVIASQKKLTYREVYARSIHLGNHLRQLGVQPNQLVGIVMEKGWEQIVAVMGILMSGAAYVPIAPDSPLERLHYLLQHSEVRIVLTQSWMDSRIDWPLDIQRISLDTEQGWSHDSIDDKAQVIESVQRPDDLAYVIYTSGSTGLPKGVMITHRNVTNVVVHTNQRFQVSNHDRILAVTALNHDLSVYDIFGLLSAGGAIVLPDADRVKDPQHWAELLQREQVTLWNSVPPMMEMLLNTLEDQPPQAVSQLPTSLRLAILGGDWWPVSLPSRLRSHSPAIQLLSIGGPTETTIWNIGYEIQDIDPQWKSIPYGKPMANAKYYILNNALEDCPTWVAGQMYCAGIQLAKGYWRDREKTEASFITHPRTGERLYRTGDRGRYLPDGTIEFLGRVDFQIKLRGHRIEAGEIEAVLMQHSRVKTAIVKAISPAKPAPAASSSTDSAIYLAAYIVPIADVPTEVSAIPSTGVPTVDELTQWLKPKLPDYMVPSVFMFLDAFPLSANGKVDRQALPTEAPLFHKREATHTPPQNQMEQAIAQVFQDVLDCDRVGIQDNFFDLGVNSLMLTTVYSKLGSAIPDVMQSLSLVDLFSYPTVKALSQRILQVQFEQLSQPSKNSSVESSVESSIEQVEQGSIQKITQGKSRLKQRFEKSKLMQK, encoded by the coding sequence ATGCAAGACACTCGTCTAAATTCACTTTTACAACAACTTTCCCATCAGGGCATTCAGCTTTCAGTGGTGGGAGAATCGCTCCAAGTTGATGCTCCGAAGGGGGCTTTGACCGAAGAACTACGGCGATCACTAATACAGTCCAAAGCCGACATTTTGGCATTACTGCGCCAGCACCAATCGAACCAGCAGAGCAATGATCTCCCCACGATCGTCCCAGATCCCGAATCGCGCTATGAACCCTTTCCGCTAACGGATATGCAGCACGCCTTTTGGATCGGGCGCAGTGGCATTTTGGAATTAGGGAATGTGTCCAACCATGGCTACTACGAGATCGAAGGGACAGGCTTAGATATTCAGTGCTTAAATCACACCCTACAACGCTTAATTAAACGCCATGACATGTTACGAGCGATCGTTCTCCCCAATGGACAGCAGCAGATTCTGCGGGAGGTTCCGGAATATTCATTGAAAGCGGTTGATCTCCAGGACGAGGAACCCACCACGATCGCTGCACAACTGGAAGCCATTCGACAGGAAATGTCCCACCAGGTACTCCCCGCCGATCAATGGCCTTTGTTTGATTTTCGGGCAACTTGTTTACCGGGCGATCGGGTGCGACTGCACATCAGCTATGACTTACTCGTATTTGATGCCTGGAGTTTATTCCGTCTGTTTGAAGAATGGTTTCAACTATACCAAAATCCAGCGGCACAGTTAACGCCCTTAGACCTGTCTTTTCGGGATTATGTTTTAGCAGAGCAGTCCCTCCCCCAGACGCAACTTTACCAGCGATCGCAGGACTATTGGCTCAAGCGGTTGGATGCTTTACCGCCAGCGCCCGATTTACCCTTAGCCAAGCATCCCAAGGAACTACAAACCTACCATTGCCAGCGTTACCATGGCCGAATGGAACCGCAGGATTGGCAGCAACTGAAACAAAAAGCCACCCAAGCGGGTTTAACGCCTTCAGGATTGTTACTAGCAGCATTTGCGGAAGTGATTGCACTGTGGAGTCATAACCCCCAATTTACGCTAAATTTAGCGTTGTTTAATCGCTTACCCCTGCATTCTCAGGTCAATCATTTGCTAGGTGATTTTACATCCGTCACACTGTTAGCGATCGATCAATCTCAAGCGCTTTCTTTCCGCGATCGGGCGATTCGTATCCAGCAACAGCTTTGGCAGGATTTAGAACACCGCTACTTTAGTGGTGTGCGCGTGACTCGCGAACTGACCCGTCGGCAGGGTGCAGCGCCCAATGCCATGCCTGTGATTTTTACCAGTACGCTGGGGTTTGCGGGACTGGGTCAGGAGACGCTCACCTTTAGCCACTTTGGGGAATTGGTCTATGGAATTAGCCAAGCCTCCCAAGCTTGGATGGATGTTCAAGTCTGGGAAGAAAAAGAAACTTTGACCTTTAACTGGGATGTGGTGGAAGGGCTGTTTCCTGAAGGCATGATTACAGACATGTTTAGCACCTATTGTCAGTTGCTCAAGCAATTAGCGCAGTTAGATGCCCTCTGGACAACATCCACCCGCCAGCTACTCCCCATCAACCAGTTAGCTCAGCGAGCAGCGAGCAATGCAACGGAGGCCCCTATATTTAATGGACTACTCCACGAATGGTTTATTCAACAGACTCGCCAACAGCCCGATCGAATCGCAGTGATTGCTTCGCAGAAAAAATTAACCTACCGTGAAGTTTACGCACGATCGATTCACCTAGGCAATCATTTACGCCAGTTGGGAGTACAACCGAATCAATTGGTGGGGATTGTTATGGAAAAGGGCTGGGAACAAATTGTGGCCGTGATGGGGATTCTGATGTCCGGGGCTGCCTATGTCCCGATCGCGCCGGATTCCCCCCTGGAACGGTTACACTATCTGCTTCAGCACAGTGAAGTCAGGATTGTATTAACCCAGTCTTGGATGGATTCCCGCATCGATTGGCCATTGGATATTCAGCGAATTAGTTTGGATACGGAACAGGGATGGAGCCACGATTCAATTGATGATAAGGCTCAAGTGATTGAAAGCGTACAACGTCCCGATGACCTAGCCTATGTCATTTATACTTCCGGATCTACAGGTTTACCGAAAGGGGTAATGATTACCCATCGCAATGTCACTAATGTGGTGGTGCATACAAATCAGCGTTTCCAGGTTAGCAATCACGATCGCATTCTAGCTGTAACGGCTCTGAATCATGATCTATCGGTCTATGACATTTTTGGTTTACTCAGTGCGGGGGGCGCGATCGTGTTACCCGATGCCGATCGAGTGAAAGATCCCCAGCATTGGGCAGAGCTACTCCAGCGGGAACAGGTGACACTGTGGAATTCTGTGCCACCGATGATGGAAATGTTGCTCAATACTCTAGAGGATCAGCCCCCTCAGGCAGTCTCTCAGTTACCCACTAGTTTGCGCCTAGCGATTTTAGGAGGTGATTGGTGGCCGGTATCCTTACCCAGTCGGCTGCGATCGCACTCACCAGCGATTCAATTACTCAGCATCGGTGGGCCAACGGAAACTACGATTTGGAACATCGGCTATGAAATCCAGGACATTGATCCCCAATGGAAAAGTATTCCCTACGGGAAACCGATGGCCAATGCAAAATACTACATCTTGAATAATGCCTTAGAGGATTGTCCCACCTGGGTTGCAGGGCAAATGTACTGCGCAGGAATCCAGTTAGCCAAGGGTTATTGGCGCGATAGGGAAAAGACAGAGGCCAGTTTTATCACCCACCCGCGCACGGGGGAACGGCTCTATCGAACCGGCGATCGGGGACGATATCTACCCGATGGAACGATCGAATTTTTAGGCCGAGTGGATTTTCAAATTAAACTACGGGGACATCGCATTGAAGCTGGAGAAATTGAAGCAGTTTTAATGCAGCATTCGAGGGTGAAAACCGCGATCGTCAAAGCAATATCACCCGCTAAACCAGCTCCAGCAGCCTCTTCAAGCACCGATTCAGCAATTTACTTAGCAGCTTATATCGTACCGATCGCGGATGTTCCGACTGAAGTTTCTGCTATCCCGTCTACTGGTGTTCCAACCGTGGATGAACTGACTCAATGGCTGAAGCCAAAACTACCGGATTACATGGTACCTTCAGTATTCATGTTTTTGGATGCGTTCCCCCTTTCCGCCAATGGCAAGGTCGATCGCCAAGCCTTACCCACCGAAGCGCCCCTCTTCCACAAGCGAGAAGCAACCCATACACCGCCCCAAAACCAGATGGAACAAGCGATCGCGCAGGTTTTCCAGGACGTTCTAGACTGCGATCGGGTCGGTATTCAGGATAACTTCTTCGATCTCGGTGTAAATTCCCTAATGCTGACAACAGTCTATAGCAAATTAGGTTCAGCAATTCCTGATGTGATGCAGAGCCTATCCCTAGTGGATTTGTTTAGCTACCCTACGGTGAAAGCACTCTCTCAGCGTATTTTACAGGTACAATTCGAGCAACTATCGCAACCATCAAAAAACTCATCTGTAGAATCATCTGTAGAATCATCTATAGAACAAGTAGAGCAAGGATCAATACAGAAGATCACACAGGGTAAAAGTCGTTTGAAGCAACGGTTTGAGAAATCTAAACTCATGCAAAAGTAA
- a CDS encoding 3-oxoacyl-[acyl-carrier-protein] synthase III C-terminal domain-containing protein, giving the protein MTMPSVGIRSLAVSFPSTIRTNQYWLDKFPDLVSPGQRSTRLPQPLELSENPSGLEIWLQAIVPYLADPFRGSVARRVLAEQESSQALESQAAQAALQAAELQPEQIDLAIVASLFPDEVGPGTAARLAQSLGLICPAWNLESTCASALVALQTAQSLIQTGIYHNILIIVSHIGSRSVNDRDTLAWSMGDGAGAWVVSPVAPSQGILGTYILSTATTTGAYVHEWGMDEQGQPRIQTRTGNNVSRLAEIAAETMQQCCQAALAAAGVGLEEIQLFAINTPTAWYAEVFAQALGVESDRVMNLYPDYGNIGPVFPMANLDHAARAGKIRDNDLVLIYANGAGATAAATVMRWGAVALAAESGQEVTRECPPTPILSTASISTASISTASTSTTSTDQSDRVASLLSLSLADRASAITIYLIEWLAQARQLSPDQLNGTILLSTLLDSLMAIVLRSQLETDFQVRVPMEKFFGEQTIDHLSQYLMDQLSIVELIKNPAIQPELSQANDREVMIL; this is encoded by the coding sequence ATGACTATGCCGTCAGTCGGGATTCGCTCGCTGGCCGTCAGCTTTCCCTCCACGATTCGCACCAATCAATATTGGCTCGACAAGTTTCCTGACCTCGTTTCTCCTGGGCAGCGATCGACCAGACTGCCACAGCCCTTGGAATTATCAGAAAATCCCAGTGGTTTGGAAATTTGGTTACAGGCGATCGTGCCCTATTTGGCCGATCCCTTTCGCGGCAGTGTGGCGCGGCGGGTGCTGGCGGAGCAGGAGAGTTCCCAGGCGTTGGAATCCCAAGCAGCACAGGCAGCATTGCAAGCAGCGGAGTTGCAGCCAGAACAGATTGATCTCGCGATCGTGGCTTCTCTCTTTCCCGATGAAGTTGGCCCCGGAACAGCCGCCCGTTTAGCCCAGTCTTTAGGGTTAATCTGTCCCGCTTGGAATTTAGAATCCACCTGCGCTAGCGCCTTAGTTGCATTGCAAACAGCACAATCACTCATACAAACGGGCATTTACCATAACATTCTCATTATCGTTTCCCATATTGGATCTCGATCGGTCAACGATCGGGATACCCTTGCCTGGTCAATGGGGGATGGAGCAGGAGCCTGGGTGGTCAGCCCCGTGGCCCCTTCCCAGGGAATTTTAGGGACGTACATCCTTTCAACTGCAACCACTACCGGAGCCTATGTTCACGAGTGGGGGATGGATGAGCAGGGTCAGCCCCGCATTCAGACCCGCACCGGGAACAACGTGAGTCGTTTAGCAGAAATCGCAGCAGAGACTATGCAACAGTGCTGTCAGGCGGCGCTAGCAGCGGCAGGCGTAGGACTGGAGGAAATTCAGCTATTTGCCATCAATACGCCAACCGCTTGGTATGCCGAGGTCTTTGCCCAGGCGTTGGGTGTGGAGAGCGATCGCGTTATGAATCTATATCCCGACTATGGCAATATTGGCCCGGTGTTCCCGATGGCTAATTTGGATCATGCGGCAAGGGCTGGAAAAATTCGGGACAACGATTTGGTGTTGATCTATGCCAATGGGGCTGGAGCGACCGCTGCCGCGACGGTAATGCGATGGGGGGCGGTCGCTTTGGCAGCCGAGTCAGGACAAGAGGTGACTCGGGAATGTCCACCGACGCCAATTCTATCGACTGCATCTATATCCACTGCATCTATATCCACTGCATCTACATCAACTACATCAACTGATCAATCCGATCGCGTAGCGTCCCTTTTGTCATTATCATTAGCCGATCGAGCCTCCGCCATCACGATATATTTAATTGAATGGCTGGCCCAAGCCCGACAATTATCTCCAGACCAGCTAAACGGAACAATCCTATTATCCACACTACTAGATTCTTTGATGGCGATCGTGCTGCGCAGCCAATTGGAGACAGACTTTCAGGTTCGGGTACCCATGGAAAAATTCTTTGGTGAACAGACAATCGATCATTTAAGCCAATATCTCATGGATCAACTATCCATTGTAGAATTAATCAAAAATCCAGCGATTCAACCTGAACTGAGTCAAGCCAACGATCGAGAAGTAATGATTCTATAA